A genomic segment from Chitinophaga flava encodes:
- a CDS encoding MFS transporter: MNRLQVKWLSLLIVSSSVFLAVIDIFIVNVALPSIRKGVNGTESDMQLIIALYLLGYASFLITGGRLGDHYSRKKVFITSMLLFTVSSLLCGLAQTAFQLNTARFVQGVSAAFMIPQGISYIHILFPEHKERIKALGIYGSIAGSASVIGQFLGGLLPDIHWVVEGWRLLFLINLPIGFAAALLAARYLHDTPPQQSGRFDISGVMLLTIALFALVFPLIRGRELGWPLWSICSLAGSVLLLLFFAYDQRRKLAKQTNPLINIRLFSYRDFNIGLCAVLFYFMVQDSYFLINVIFMQTGLGFSSSETGILFVFQGVGYVVASLVSIPLVKRYGKRVLQGGVVMMILSLMMHVFFFRSDVLPRPVLLATLFFYGTGCGSVLPSLLTMALKSIPVHFAGAASGTFSTFQQTSIALGIGVVGGIFFSILGSQTSITAYMGAYQTATGVNILFLLLVSFFLYILPEEKEARAGS; this comes from the coding sequence ATGAACAGACTGCAAGTGAAATGGTTATCTCTGCTGATTGTGTCTTCCTCTGTATTTCTGGCCGTGATTGATATTTTTATTGTCAATGTAGCGCTGCCTTCCATCCGGAAAGGCGTGAATGGCACCGAGTCAGATATGCAACTGATCATCGCGCTCTATCTGCTGGGTTATGCGTCTTTTCTGATTACCGGCGGCCGCCTCGGTGATCATTATAGCAGGAAGAAAGTATTTATCACTTCCATGTTATTGTTTACCGTCAGCTCTTTATTATGTGGCCTTGCGCAAACGGCCTTTCAGCTGAACACAGCGCGTTTTGTACAGGGCGTAAGTGCTGCCTTTATGATACCGCAGGGTATCAGTTATATTCATATCCTCTTTCCGGAGCATAAGGAAAGAATCAAGGCACTGGGCATCTATGGGAGCATCGCCGGTTCGGCCTCTGTAATAGGACAGTTCCTGGGTGGGCTGCTACCTGACATACACTGGGTGGTAGAAGGATGGCGCCTGCTGTTCCTGATCAACCTGCCCATCGGCTTTGCAGCGGCGCTGCTGGCCGCCAGGTATCTGCATGATACGCCACCGCAGCAAAGCGGACGATTCGATATCAGCGGTGTGATGCTGCTTACCATTGCGCTCTTTGCGCTGGTATTTCCGTTGATCCGTGGCCGTGAGTTGGGCTGGCCTTTATGGAGTATTTGTTCCCTGGCAGGTTCTGTATTGCTGCTGCTGTTTTTTGCATATGACCAGCGGCGCAAGCTGGCCAAACAAACGAACCCCCTGATTAATATCCGCCTGTTCTCTTACCGGGATTTTAATATCGGTCTTTGTGCTGTACTGTTTTATTTTATGGTACAGGACTCCTATTTTCTCATCAATGTTATTTTTATGCAAACAGGATTGGGCTTTAGTTCTTCTGAAACAGGTATCCTGTTTGTATTCCAGGGTGTTGGGTATGTAGTGGCTTCATTGGTGTCTATCCCGCTGGTAAAACGTTATGGTAAACGTGTTTTACAGGGAGGTGTAGTGATGATGATACTTTCGCTGATGATGCATGTGTTCTTTTTCCGTTCTGATGTGCTCCCCAGGCCGGTGCTGCTGGCCACACTTTTCTTTTATGGAACAGGATGTGGTTCGGTATTGCCTTCTTTACTCACTATGGCGCTGAAGAGCATCCCTGTTCATTTTGCGGGGGCTGCCTCCGGTACTTTTTCCACCTTCCAGCAAACATCGATAGCATTAGGCATAGGCGTAGTGGGTGGTATCTTTTTCAGCATACTAGGCAGCCAGACATCCATTACCGCGTATATGGGCGCTTATCAGACTGCTACCGGTGTTAATATCCTGTTTTTGTTGCTGGTGAGTTTTTTTCTGTATATCCTTC